From a region of the Streptomyces sp. NBC_00102 genome:
- a CDS encoding carbohydrate ABC transporter permease, with protein sequence MTTLLDLEKTPGGWPVDTAPARTPLQRLLGTEQRPAWEDEPTKAGLAFKGFGLVAICAVILVPIWVVVVTSLSDTKAINDAGGLVVWPKSITFVAYKELLSGGAVTRAAMVSIGLTVVGTVFSMVISILCAYGLSRRDSIAHRPLLMTLMATMFFGAGLIPTYLLVTGIGLSNSYWSMILPSAISVFNILVLRGFFMDTAPELIDAARIDGAGEWRILLQIVMPLSRAVVAVISLFYAVGYWSQWFNAMLYIQDSDKYPLQMILRQLVLAHQVPPGAMGAAVSSGQINSLAVQMAVMVLALIPVALLSPFVQKHFQKGMLTGAVKG encoded by the coding sequence ATGACGACTCTCCTGGACCTCGAAAAGACGCCCGGCGGATGGCCCGTGGACACCGCCCCGGCCCGCACCCCGCTGCAGCGCCTCCTCGGCACCGAGCAGCGCCCCGCCTGGGAGGACGAACCGACCAAGGCCGGTCTCGCCTTCAAGGGCTTCGGTCTCGTCGCGATCTGCGCGGTGATCCTCGTCCCCATCTGGGTGGTGGTCGTCACCAGCCTCTCCGACACCAAGGCCATCAACGACGCGGGCGGGCTGGTCGTCTGGCCGAAGAGCATCACCTTCGTCGCGTACAAGGAGCTGCTGAGCGGCGGCGCCGTCACCCGGGCCGCGATGGTCAGCATCGGGCTGACCGTGGTCGGCACGGTGTTCAGCATGGTGATCTCGATCCTGTGCGCCTACGGCCTCAGCCGGCGCGACTCGATCGCCCACCGGCCGCTGCTGATGACGCTCATGGCGACGATGTTCTTCGGCGCCGGGCTCATCCCCACGTATCTGCTGGTGACCGGGATCGGTCTGAGCAACAGCTACTGGTCGATGATCCTGCCGAGTGCGATCTCCGTCTTCAACATCCTGGTGCTCCGCGGCTTCTTCATGGACACCGCGCCCGAACTCATCGACGCGGCACGGATCGACGGCGCCGGCGAGTGGCGCATCCTGCTCCAGATCGTCATGCCGCTCTCGCGCGCGGTGGTAGCGGTCATCTCGCTGTTCTACGCGGTGGGTTACTGGAGCCAGTGGTTCAACGCCATGCTCTACATCCAGGACAGCGACAAGTACCCGCTCCAGATGATCCTCCGTCAGCTCGTACTCGCCCACCAGGTGCCGCCGGGCGCGATGGGGGCGGCGGTGAGCAGCGGGCAGATCAACAGCCTGGCGGTGCAGATGGCCGTCATGGTCCTCGCGCTGATCCCGGTGGCCCTGCTGTCGCCGTTCGTCCAGAAGCACTTCCAGAAGGGCATGCTCACCGGGGCCGTGAAGGGCTGA
- a CDS encoding extracellular solute-binding protein, whose amino-acid sequence MTPNRRSFLASSAFAAVAVAGGVPLLAACGGSGSDSGTREGTTTGKALSKVVPSYVPSDLVQPDVASVNGSSPGFTKLPDPLAKSVKTVPGKGSSFRVMTPLWGTVPKKNNPYYTAINKAVGATLNFDPQDGNTYQDKIGAVLAGDDIPDAVTIPGWNMQGQIRNAITAKFADLSPYLAGDGVKKYPNLANIPTGAWQYSVFGGKLRGLPMPSPVIGNAIFYRKDIIGSGAVPASADDLLAFGKEYTAPKSKVWAFDDLWTCIQKIYGVLPDAPHYWQLQDGKLVHKLETKEYREALAFARKLHDLGYVHPDAEANKDADSKIRFTSGHIVMYNDGTGGWKGMVTEQKTANPKFDMQALDFFSADGGKPVLWQDDPAGIFTFLSKKLPKAKIEEMLAIADFAAAPYGTEEFMLTNYGVQGTHYDVKGGVPTFTDQGIQEAQPSTFLFLASPPHTIAFPDEPKLVQDYAGWMARQAPNIKKPLFFGMQIVEPQRYASLYTPFDDLQKDIRRGRKKVGDLESAVSTWKKSGGDELRSWYQDILDKNGSGN is encoded by the coding sequence ATGACGCCGAACCGCCGGAGCTTCCTCGCTTCGAGCGCCTTCGCAGCGGTGGCCGTGGCAGGCGGCGTACCGCTGCTGGCCGCGTGCGGCGGTTCCGGATCCGACTCGGGGACCAGGGAGGGCACGACGACCGGCAAGGCACTCAGCAAGGTCGTGCCGAGCTACGTCCCCTCCGACCTGGTGCAGCCCGACGTGGCCAGCGTCAACGGATCGAGCCCCGGTTTCACCAAGCTGCCCGACCCGCTGGCGAAGTCGGTCAAGACGGTCCCCGGCAAGGGCTCTTCCTTCCGGGTCATGACCCCGCTGTGGGGCACCGTCCCCAAGAAGAACAACCCGTACTACACGGCGATCAACAAGGCCGTCGGCGCGACGCTGAACTTCGACCCCCAGGACGGCAACACCTACCAGGACAAGATCGGTGCCGTCCTCGCCGGTGACGACATCCCGGACGCGGTCACCATCCCCGGCTGGAACATGCAGGGCCAGATCCGCAACGCCATCACCGCGAAGTTCGCCGACCTCAGCCCGTACCTGGCCGGCGACGGGGTGAAGAAGTACCCGAACCTCGCCAACATCCCCACCGGCGCCTGGCAGTACTCGGTCTTCGGCGGCAAGCTGCGCGGCCTGCCCATGCCGTCGCCGGTCATCGGCAACGCGATCTTCTACCGCAAGGACATCATCGGCTCCGGCGCGGTCCCGGCCAGCGCCGACGACCTGCTCGCCTTCGGCAAGGAGTACACCGCGCCGAAGAGCAAGGTCTGGGCCTTCGACGACCTGTGGACCTGCATCCAGAAGATCTACGGCGTGCTGCCGGACGCCCCGCACTACTGGCAGCTCCAGGACGGCAAGCTCGTCCACAAGCTCGAGACGAAGGAGTACCGCGAGGCCCTGGCCTTCGCGCGCAAGCTCCACGACCTCGGCTACGTCCACCCGGACGCCGAGGCGAACAAGGACGCGGACTCCAAGATCCGCTTCACCAGCGGCCACATCGTCATGTACAACGACGGCACCGGCGGCTGGAAGGGCATGGTGACCGAACAGAAGACCGCCAACCCGAAGTTCGACATGCAGGCGCTGGACTTCTTCTCGGCCGACGGCGGCAAGCCGGTCCTCTGGCAGGACGACCCGGCCGGGATCTTCACCTTCCTCAGCAAGAAGCTCCCCAAGGCGAAGATCGAGGAGATGCTCGCCATCGCCGACTTCGCCGCCGCCCCGTACGGCACCGAGGAGTTCATGCTCACCAACTACGGCGTCCAGGGCACCCACTACGACGTGAAGGGCGGCGTGCCGACCTTCACCGACCAGGGCATCCAGGAGGCCCAGCCCTCCACCTTCCTCTTCCTCGCCTCCCCGCCGCACACCATCGCCTTCCCCGACGAGCCGAAGCTGGTCCAGGACTACGCGGGGTGGATGGCCCGGCAGGCGCCGAACATCAAGAAGCCTCTCTTCTTCGGCATGCAGATCGTCGAGCCCCAGCGGTACGCCTCCCTGTACACGCCCTTCGACGACCTGCAGAAGGACATCCGGCGCGGGCGCAAGAAGGTCGGCGACCTGGAGTCGGCGGTGTCGACCTGGAAGAAGAGCGGCGGGGACGAGCTCCGCTCCTGGTACCAGGACATCCTCGACAAGAACGGCTCCGGCAACTGA
- a CDS encoding beta-galactosidase: MPSLRDATRGRLLFGGDYNPEQWPEEVWAEDVTLMKEAGVNSVTLGVFSWAKIEPRPGAREFEWLDRLMGLVEQNGIGVVLATPTSSPPPWMGALHPETLPRAEDGSVVWYGSRQHFCASSPVYRDYAAALTEDLAARYAGHPALTMWHINNEYCTHCWCDETAAHFRRWLAGRYGTLDAVNEAWGTAFWSQRYDTWAEILPPRKAQYTRNPTQMLDFKRFTSDALMECYTAERDIVRRHSPALPVTSNFMPLWSGQDAWAWAGQEDVVSVDVYPDPADPGAGQYNAMLADMTRSQAAGPWMLMEQAASAVNWRPVNRPKPRGLNRLWSLQSVARGADAVCYFQWRQSRQGSEKFHSGMLSHAGPEGRAFGEVTRIGAELATLAPEVSGTHATAEVAVLHDWDAWWGSAQEGRPSAHLDYPEIVRAWHRALWENGTATDFARPEADLSGYRMVVVPQLYLLSDAAVDNLVAYVANGGTLVSGFFTGVADVDDRIRPGGMDVRLRELFSIRTLHEWWPVEPDASVACDGFRGLLWSEELEADGTGETVAAYRDGELDGLPAVLRKGGAWYVSTLPEPGALRGLLGRVAGEAGVRPVLAGLPEGVEAVRRGELLFLLHHGLDTVTVELAGSYVDVLSGAKTDGSVELGRYGVAALKPVGAA; this comes from the coding sequence ATGCCGTCCCTGCGTGACGCCACCCGTGGCCGCCTTCTCTTCGGCGGCGACTACAACCCCGAGCAATGGCCCGAGGAGGTGTGGGCCGAGGATGTCACCCTGATGAAGGAGGCCGGGGTCAACTCGGTGACACTCGGGGTCTTCTCCTGGGCGAAAATCGAACCCCGCCCCGGTGCACGGGAGTTCGAATGGCTCGACCGGCTGATGGGGCTCGTGGAGCAGAACGGCATCGGGGTCGTCCTCGCCACCCCGACCTCCTCCCCGCCGCCGTGGATGGGTGCGCTGCACCCGGAGACCCTGCCGCGCGCGGAGGACGGCTCGGTCGTCTGGTACGGCTCGCGCCAGCACTTCTGCGCGAGTTCGCCGGTGTACCGCGACTATGCCGCGGCCCTCACCGAGGACCTGGCGGCCCGGTACGCCGGCCACCCGGCGCTGACCATGTGGCACATCAACAACGAGTACTGCACGCACTGCTGGTGCGACGAGACGGCGGCGCACTTCCGCCGCTGGCTCGCCGGCCGGTACGGCACCCTCGACGCGGTCAACGAGGCCTGGGGCACCGCCTTCTGGAGTCAGCGCTACGACACCTGGGCGGAGATCCTGCCGCCCCGCAAGGCCCAGTACACGCGCAACCCCACCCAGATGCTCGACTTCAAGCGGTTCACCTCCGACGCCCTGATGGAGTGTTACACCGCCGAGCGGGACATCGTGCGCCGCCACTCCCCCGCGCTCCCCGTGACGTCCAACTTCATGCCGCTGTGGTCGGGGCAGGACGCGTGGGCGTGGGCCGGGCAGGAGGACGTCGTCTCGGTGGACGTCTACCCGGACCCGGCGGACCCGGGAGCGGGCCAGTACAACGCGATGCTCGCCGACATGACCCGTTCGCAGGCGGCGGGGCCGTGGATGCTGATGGAGCAGGCCGCGAGCGCGGTCAACTGGCGTCCGGTGAACCGGCCGAAGCCCCGCGGGCTCAACCGGCTCTGGTCGCTCCAGTCGGTGGCCCGGGGTGCGGACGCCGTCTGCTACTTCCAGTGGCGGCAGTCCCGGCAGGGCTCGGAGAAGTTCCACTCCGGGATGCTGTCCCACGCGGGTCCCGAGGGCCGCGCCTTCGGGGAGGTCACCCGCATCGGCGCCGAACTGGCCACCCTCGCACCGGAGGTGAGCGGCACCCACGCCACCGCCGAGGTCGCCGTGCTGCACGACTGGGACGCCTGGTGGGGCAGTGCCCAGGAAGGCCGCCCCTCCGCGCACCTGGATTACCCGGAGATCGTACGGGCCTGGCACCGGGCCCTCTGGGAGAACGGCACGGCGACCGATTTCGCCCGCCCCGAGGCCGACTTGAGCGGCTACCGGATGGTCGTGGTACCGCAGCTCTATCTCCTGTCCGACGCGGCCGTCGACAACCTGGTCGCGTACGTGGCGAACGGCGGCACTCTGGTCAGCGGCTTCTTCACCGGCGTCGCCGACGTGGACGACCGCATCCGGCCGGGCGGGATGGATGTGCGGCTGCGCGAGCTCTTCTCGATCCGCACCCTCCACGAGTGGTGGCCCGTCGAGCCGGACGCGAGCGTCGCCTGCGACGGGTTCCGGGGGCTGCTGTGGTCGGAGGAGCTGGAGGCGGACGGCACCGGCGAGACCGTCGCCGCCTACCGGGACGGCGAACTCGACGGGCTGCCCGCCGTGCTCCGCAAGGGCGGCGCCTGGTACGTCTCCACGCTGCCGGAGCCCGGGGCCCTGCGCGGGCTGCTCGGCCGGGTGGCCGGCGAGGCGGGCGTCCGGCCGGTGCTGGCCGGACTGCCCGAGGGTGTGGAGGCGGTACGCCGCGGCGAGTTGCTCTTCCTCCTCCACCACGGCCTCGACACGGTGACCGTGGAGCTGGCGGGGAGTTACGTCGACGTGCTCAGCGGCGCGAAGACGGACGGGTCCGTGGAGCTGGGGCGTTACGGTGTGGCCGCCCTGAAGCCGGTCGGCGCGGCATGA
- a CDS encoding glycoside hydrolase family 3 C-terminal domain-containing protein yields the protein MTDLPLPFRDPQLPFEARVDDLLQRLTTDERIAMLHQFAPPVERLGLAAFRTGQEALHGVAWMGGATVFPQAVGLGATWNDDLVRRVGEAVGNEVRAKRRNDDRVGLNVWAPTVNLLRHPLWGRGEEGYSEDPALTSAIAVAYTRGLRGEHPRYWRTAPVLKHWLAHNNETDRDTASSSVRPRVLHEYDLRAFRDAVRAGAVAGVMPAYNLVNGRPNHVSPLLGEQLRQWTDQPLVVCSDAGAPSNLVDSEHYFDTHEEATAASLKAGVDSFTDHGTDSSVMTGRIRDALAKGLLDPEDIDRAVRRLLHLRFALGEFDPELDPYADTDDFDTPAHRELALETAEQATVLLKNDGLLPLAPRAGRKIAVVGLLADACKLDWYSGTLLHRSTPLDGLRARFGADDVLYAEGVDKVLLTCDGGQLLVPAAQAETGGARGEEGALDPALLTGRTDLPPLVAAPEGTALALVDWGDGVLTLRTDEGLYLSVAEDGFVRASAEEPGGWIVQETFRLEAVEGHDAGHRLLHIGTGGYVSVAAEGAKVAEDGEKIPAGRATVFRVETVESGADEVARIAAEADTVVVVAGNDPHINGRETEDRTTLALPSQQEKLWRAAHAANPRTVLVLTSAYPYAVPEAAAALPALLWTAHGGQAAGTALARVLTGDVSPAGRLPQTWYASDADLPDLFDYDVVGSRQTYLYFDGTPLYPFGHGLSYASFGYTDLTVAREDDLLRVALTVTHTGGAPSDEVAQLYVRRTGPDAARLPLRKLAGHRRLHLAPGGSERVEFLVPVAELGHWDVAHGRWAVEPGAYELLAGASSADIRLTAGVELGGEPSGPRPVLTAGIGAADYDEQHGTEIVDRAKTDGDAVTATTGAAEEGGLLVFEACDFGPGVHGVTVHAAGGGTVGIETDGATATVELPAGGGPYDYRSVTAEFAADGVADLRVTLRGALRLARLAFTPAGASE from the coding sequence GTGACGGACCTTCCGCTTCCCTTCCGCGACCCGCAGTTGCCCTTCGAGGCGCGCGTCGACGACCTGCTCCAGCGGCTCACGACCGACGAACGGATCGCGATGCTGCACCAGTTCGCGCCGCCCGTGGAGCGGCTGGGGCTGGCCGCCTTCCGTACCGGCCAGGAGGCGCTGCACGGTGTGGCCTGGATGGGCGGGGCGACCGTCTTCCCCCAGGCCGTCGGCCTCGGCGCCACCTGGAACGACGACCTGGTGCGCCGGGTCGGCGAAGCCGTGGGCAACGAGGTGCGGGCCAAGCGCCGGAACGACGACCGGGTCGGCCTCAACGTCTGGGCCCCGACAGTGAACCTCCTGCGCCACCCGCTGTGGGGGCGCGGCGAGGAGGGCTACTCCGAGGACCCCGCGCTCACCTCCGCCATAGCCGTCGCGTACACCCGCGGCCTGCGCGGCGAACACCCCCGCTACTGGCGCACCGCCCCGGTCCTCAAGCACTGGCTCGCCCACAACAACGAGACCGACCGCGACACCGCCTCCTCCTCCGTGCGCCCCCGCGTCCTGCACGAGTACGACCTGCGTGCCTTCCGCGACGCGGTCCGCGCCGGAGCGGTCGCCGGGGTCATGCCGGCCTACAACCTCGTCAACGGGCGCCCCAACCATGTCTCCCCGCTGCTCGGCGAGCAGCTGCGGCAGTGGACCGACCAGCCCCTGGTCGTCTGCTCCGACGCCGGCGCACCCTCCAACCTGGTCGACTCCGAGCACTACTTCGACACCCACGAGGAGGCCACCGCCGCCTCCCTCAAGGCGGGCGTCGACAGCTTCACCGACCACGGCACGGACTCCTCCGTGATGACCGGCCGCATCCGCGACGCGCTCGCCAAGGGCCTGCTCGACCCCGAGGACATCGACCGGGCGGTGCGCAGGCTGCTCCATCTGCGCTTCGCGCTCGGCGAGTTCGACCCGGAGCTCGACCCCTACGCGGACACCGACGACTTCGACACCCCCGCGCATCGCGAACTCGCCCTGGAGACCGCCGAACAGGCCACCGTCCTGCTCAAGAACGACGGCCTGCTGCCACTCGCCCCGCGCGCGGGCCGGAAGATCGCGGTCGTCGGCCTGCTCGCCGACGCCTGCAAGCTCGACTGGTACAGCGGTACCCTGCTGCACCGTTCCACCCCGCTCGACGGGCTGCGCGCCCGCTTCGGCGCGGACGACGTGCTGTACGCCGAGGGCGTCGACAAGGTCCTGCTGACCTGTGACGGCGGCCAACTCCTCGTACCGGCGGCCCAGGCGGAGACCGGCGGGGCCCGCGGCGAGGAAGGAGCCCTCGACCCGGCGCTCCTCACCGGCCGCACCGACCTCCCGCCGCTCGTCGCGGCCCCCGAGGGAACCGCCCTGGCCCTGGTCGACTGGGGCGACGGCGTCCTCACCCTGCGCACCGACGAGGGGCTGTACCTCTCCGTCGCCGAGGACGGCTTCGTCCGCGCGTCCGCCGAGGAGCCGGGCGGCTGGATCGTCCAGGAGACGTTCCGCCTGGAAGCGGTCGAGGGACACGACGCAGGACACCGCCTTCTGCACATCGGTACGGGTGGGTACGTGTCTGTCGCCGCCGAGGGCGCAAAGGTTGCCGAGGACGGCGAAAAGATTCCGGCCGGCCGCGCGACCGTCTTCCGCGTCGAGACCGTCGAGAGCGGCGCGGACGAGGTCGCCCGGATCGCGGCCGAGGCCGACACCGTGGTCGTCGTCGCGGGCAACGACCCGCACATCAACGGCCGCGAGACCGAGGACCGCACCACCCTCGCCCTCCCCTCCCAGCAGGAGAAGCTCTGGCGCGCCGCACACGCCGCCAACCCGCGTACCGTGCTCGTCCTCACCTCCGCCTACCCGTACGCCGTACCGGAGGCCGCCGCCGCACTCCCCGCCCTGCTGTGGACCGCCCACGGCGGCCAGGCGGCCGGCACCGCGCTCGCCCGGGTCCTCACCGGGGACGTCTCCCCGGCCGGACGGCTCCCGCAGACCTGGTACGCCTCCGACGCCGACCTGCCGGACCTCTTCGACTACGACGTCGTCGGATCCCGCCAGACGTACCTCTACTTCGACGGCACCCCGCTCTACCCGTTCGGCCACGGGCTCTCCTACGCCTCCTTCGGGTACACGGACCTCACCGTCGCCCGCGAGGACGACCTGCTCCGGGTCGCCCTGACCGTCACCCACACCGGCGGGGCCCCCTCCGACGAGGTCGCCCAGCTCTACGTACGCCGCACCGGACCGGACGCCGCCCGCCTGCCGCTGCGCAAGCTGGCCGGCCACCGCAGGCTGCACCTCGCCCCCGGCGGTTCGGAGCGGGTCGAATTCCTCGTGCCGGTGGCCGAGTTGGGTCACTGGGACGTGGCGCACGGCCGTTGGGCCGTGGAGCCGGGCGCGTACGAGCTGCTGGCCGGGGCCTCCAGTGCGGACATCCGGCTCACCGCCGGAGTGGAGCTCGGTGGAGAGCCCTCCGGGCCCCGCCCCGTCCTCACCGCCGGCATCGGGGCGGCCGACTACGACGAGCAGCACGGCACGGAGATCGTCGACCGCGCGAAGACCGACGGCGACGCCGTCACCGCGACCACCGGCGCAGCGGAGGAAGGCGGCCTGCTGGTCTTCGAAGCCTGCGACTTCGGGCCCGGTGTGCACGGCGTCACCGTCCACGCGGCGGGCGGGGGCACGGTCGGGATCGAGACGGACGGCGCCACCGCGACCGTCGAACTCCCCGCCGGTGGCGGCCCGTACGACTACCGGTCCGTGACCGCGGAATTCGCGGCGGACGGGGTGGCGGACCTCCGGGTCACCCTGCGCGGCGCCCTGCGCCTCGCACGCCTCGCCTTCACCCCGGCGGGAGCGTCCGAGTGA
- a CDS encoding exo-alpha-sialidase → MPAFRSDPGPTTAPATTVSTPPGRRSVLAGAAAVAAAACVLPAAGTASAAERPGRPRTERYRWRTAAVGGTGFVTGLLFHPSVRGLAYARTDIGGAYRWDAAKAHWTALNDFTGWDDWNLLGVEAMAVDPAFPDRVYLALGTYAQSWAGPGAVLRSEDRGRTWNRTDLTVRLGANEDGRGTGERLLVDPRDSGTLWLGTRHDGLLRSTDRGATWAPDASFPAVPSASGQGVTLLVAAGRTVYAGWGDGTTSLYRSTPSGGWEPVPGAPVADGATRVPVRAAYDAPSRALYVSWANGPGPNNQSDGAVRRLDTVTGAWSDVTPVVPGGADAFGYGGIAVDARRPGTVVVSTNNRWGTVDTLFRSTDHGHSWTSLKDTAVLDVSETPYLRWGGDAAKFGWWIQAVAVDPFDSRHIVFGTGATVFGTRDLVRWAPEIRGLEESSVRHLVAPPAARGARLLSGLGDIGVMYHESLTSSPSRGMASTPVFGTATGLALAAGVPSYVVRTGWPSGSDAAGAYSSDGGASWQPFASQPEIAASAPGPIAVSADGKTLLWTFIHWDGTKYPAHRSTDGGASWSEVTTFPKGATPVADPVDPVRFYAYDTDTGTVHRSTDGGASFTVGATGLPYGDAQFKMAAAPGRPGDLWLSAKTGGLHRSTDGGRTFTAVAGVQESHALGFGKAAPSSERDRSGQAGYPAVFQTGRAPATHDGVAVLRSDDAGVTWIRINDDQHQWGWTGEVITGDPRVHGRVYLGTNGRGIQYADPE, encoded by the coding sequence ATGCCCGCGTTCCGTTCCGATCCCGGTCCCACCACAGCCCCCGCCACCACCGTGTCGACGCCGCCCGGCCGCCGCTCGGTGCTCGCCGGGGCCGCGGCGGTCGCCGCCGCCGCCTGCGTCTTGCCCGCCGCCGGTACGGCCTCGGCGGCGGAACGGCCCGGCCGGCCCAGGACCGAGCGGTACCGCTGGCGCACGGCCGCCGTCGGGGGCACCGGGTTCGTCACCGGACTGCTGTTCCACCCCTCGGTGCGGGGTCTCGCCTACGCCCGGACGGACATCGGCGGCGCCTACCGCTGGGACGCCGCGAAGGCCCACTGGACTGCCCTGAACGACTTCACGGGCTGGGACGACTGGAACCTGCTCGGCGTCGAGGCGATGGCGGTGGACCCGGCGTTCCCGGACCGGGTCTACCTCGCGCTCGGTACGTACGCCCAGTCCTGGGCCGGGCCCGGGGCGGTGCTGCGCTCGGAGGACCGGGGCAGGACCTGGAACCGTACGGATCTGACGGTACGGCTCGGCGCCAACGAGGACGGCCGGGGCACCGGAGAACGCCTGCTGGTCGACCCGCGCGACAGCGGGACCCTCTGGCTCGGCACCCGCCACGACGGGCTGCTCCGCTCCACCGACCGGGGTGCCACCTGGGCCCCGGACGCCTCCTTCCCCGCCGTGCCGTCCGCCTCCGGGCAGGGCGTCACCCTGCTGGTGGCGGCCGGCCGGACGGTGTACGCGGGCTGGGGCGACGGCACCACCTCCCTGTACCGCTCGACCCCTTCCGGCGGATGGGAGCCCGTCCCCGGCGCACCGGTGGCCGACGGGGCGACGCGGGTTCCCGTCCGCGCCGCGTACGACGCCCCTTCCCGCGCCCTGTACGTGAGCTGGGCGAACGGCCCGGGCCCCAACAACCAGAGCGACGGCGCGGTGCGCCGCCTCGACACGGTGACCGGCGCTTGGTCGGACGTGACACCCGTGGTGCCGGGCGGGGCGGACGCGTTCGGCTACGGCGGGATCGCGGTGGACGCCCGGCGCCCCGGTACGGTCGTCGTCTCCACCAACAACCGCTGGGGAACGGTCGACACGCTCTTCCGCTCCACCGACCACGGGCACAGCTGGACCTCGCTCAAGGACACGGCGGTGCTGGACGTGTCGGAGACGCCCTACCTGCGCTGGGGCGGGGACGCCGCGAAGTTCGGCTGGTGGATCCAGGCCGTCGCGGTCGACCCCTTCGACTCGCGCCACATCGTCTTCGGGACCGGCGCCACGGTCTTCGGCACCCGGGACCTGGTGCGCTGGGCGCCGGAGATCCGGGGCCTGGAGGAATCCTCGGTACGCCACCTGGTCGCACCGCCGGCCGCCCGCGGCGCCCGACTGCTCAGCGGGCTGGGGGACATCGGGGTGATGTACCACGAGTCGCTGACCTCCTCCCCCTCGCGCGGGATGGCGTCCACCCCGGTGTTCGGCACGGCGACCGGCCTGGCCCTCGCGGCGGGCGTGCCGTCGTACGTCGTACGGACCGGCTGGCCCTCGGGATCGGACGCCGCCGGGGCGTACTCGTCCGACGGGGGCGCCAGTTGGCAGCCGTTCGCGTCCCAGCCGGAGATCGCCGCCTCCGCGCCGGGTCCGATCGCGGTGAGCGCGGACGGGAAGACGCTGCTCTGGACGTTCATCCACTGGGACGGTACGAAGTACCCCGCCCACCGGTCCACGGACGGCGGCGCGAGCTGGAGCGAGGTGACGACCTTCCCGAAGGGCGCGACGCCCGTCGCCGACCCGGTGGACCCCGTCCGCTTCTACGCGTACGACACGGACACCGGAACCGTCCACCGCTCCACCGACGGCGGCGCCTCCTTCACCGTCGGCGCCACCGGACTCCCGTACGGAGACGCGCAGTTCAAGATGGCGGCGGCGCCGGGACGGCCGGGCGACCTGTGGCTCTCGGCGAAGACCGGCGGGCTGCACCGCTCGACGGACGGCGGCCGGACGTTCACCGCCGTGGCCGGCGTCCAGGAGTCGCACGCGCTGGGCTTCGGCAAGGCCGCCCCATCCTCGGAGAGGGACCGGTCCGGACAAGCGGGGTATCCCGCGGTCTTCCAGACGGGACGCGCCCCGGCGACCCACGACGGGGTGGCGGTGCTGCGCTCGGACGACGCCGGCGTCACCTGGATACGCATCAACGACGACCAGCACCAGTGGGGGTGGACCGGTGAGGTGATCACCGGTGACCCCCGTGTCCACGGCCGGGTGTATCTGGGCACCAACGGCCGGGGCATCCAGTACGCCGACCCGGAATGA
- a CDS encoding sugar ABC transporter permease gives MKPRATAAGTGRPADGTDVPAGEDGQHTARDGGPSEGTTPGGTASEGTASDGGGKDGKGRPRATGGGAVPRARGGRSGKAAEAGVRPASGLPSEGITWRHRLRRDRTLVLMTLPAVALLLIFNYIPLFGNIVAFQNYDVYDLGITGSPFVGFDNFTRIFDDYRFWEVLINTLVIFLTQLILFFPIPIAIALLLNSLMSTRVKAWVQAIVYLPHFFSWVLVVTVFQQMFGGAGLVAQWLREHGHEGFDLMTNPGFFKFLVTAQAVWKDAGWGVIVFLAALAAVNTDLYEAAAVDGAGRWRRMWHVTLPALRPVIALLLVLRVGSALNLDFEQILLQRDQVGAGASEILDTYIWWTGIKTGDFGYAAAAGIFKGLFSVAMVLGANKVAHMLGEQGVYSKK, from the coding sequence GTGAAGCCACGAGCCACGGCGGCGGGCACGGGCCGTCCGGCGGACGGGACGGACGTCCCGGCAGGCGAGGACGGTCAGCACACCGCGCGGGACGGCGGACCGTCGGAGGGTACGACGCCCGGCGGTACGGCGTCGGAGGGTACGGCGTCGGACGGCGGGGGCAAGGACGGCAAGGGCAGGCCACGGGCGACCGGTGGGGGTGCGGTTCCCCGCGCGCGCGGCGGCCGCTCCGGCAAGGCGGCCGAGGCCGGCGTCCGTCCGGCCTCCGGACTGCCGTCCGAGGGCATCACCTGGCGGCACCGGCTGCGGCGGGACCGCACGCTGGTCCTGATGACGCTCCCCGCCGTCGCGCTGCTGCTGATCTTCAACTACATACCGTTGTTCGGGAACATCGTCGCGTTCCAGAACTACGACGTCTACGACCTGGGCATCACCGGAAGCCCGTTCGTCGGCTTCGACAACTTCACCCGGATCTTCGACGACTACCGCTTCTGGGAAGTCCTGATCAACACGCTGGTCATCTTCCTGACCCAGCTGATCCTTTTCTTCCCGATCCCGATCGCCATCGCACTGCTCCTGAACAGTCTGATGAGCACACGGGTGAAGGCGTGGGTGCAGGCGATCGTCTACCTGCCGCACTTCTTCTCCTGGGTCCTCGTCGTCACCGTCTTCCAGCAGATGTTCGGCGGAGCCGGCCTGGTCGCGCAGTGGCTGCGCGAACACGGTCATGAGGGATTCGACCTCATGACCAACCCCGGGTTCTTCAAGTTCCTGGTCACCGCGCAGGCCGTCTGGAAGGACGCGGGCTGGGGAGTCATCGTCTTCCTCGCCGCACTCGCGGCCGTCAACACCGACCTGTACGAGGCCGCCGCGGTGGACGGAGCGGGACGCTGGCGCCGCATGTGGCACGTCACGCTGCCCGCACTGCGCCCGGTGATCGCCCTGCTGCTCGTCCTGCGGGTCGGCAGCGCGCTCAACCTGGACTTCGAGCAGATCCTGCTCCAGCGCGACCAGGTGGGCGCCGGCGCGTCCGAGATCCTCGACACCTACATCTGGTGGACGGGCATCAAAACCGGCGACTTCGGCTATGCCGCCGCGGCCGGGATCTTCAAGGGACTGTTCAGCGTCGCCATGGTGCTGGGCGCGAACAAGGTCGCCCACATGCTGGGCGAGCAGGGGGTGTACTCCAAGAAATGA